In Lycium ferocissimum isolate CSIRO_LF1 chromosome 11, AGI_CSIRO_Lferr_CH_V1, whole genome shotgun sequence, a single genomic region encodes these proteins:
- the LOC132037804 gene encoding coatomer subunit alpha-1-like: MLTKFETKSNRVKGLSFHSQRPWILASLHSGVIQLWDYRMGTLIDRFDEHDGPVRGVHFHKSQPLFVSGGDDYKIKVWNYKLHRCLFTLLGHLDYIRTVQFHHEYPWIVSASDDQTIRIWNWQSRTCISVLTGHNHYVMCASFHPKEDLVVSASLDQTVRVWDIGALRKKTVSPADDILRLSQMNTDFFGGVDAVVKYVLEGHDRGVNWASFHPTLPLIVSGADDRQVKIWRMNGMLLKFLMYLDGHLYLLCHT, from the exons ATGTTGACGAAGTTCGAGACGAAGAGTAATAGAGTTAAAGGGTTGAGTTTTCATAGCCAAAGGCCATGGATCTTAGCCAGTCTTCATAGCGGTGTGATTCAGTTATGGGATTACCGTATGGGAACTCTCATTGATCGCTTTGATGAACACGATGGCCCCGTTCGCGGTGTTCATTTTCACAAATCTCAACCTCTCTTTGTTTCTGGAG GAGATGATTACAAGATTAAGGTTTGGAACTATAAGCTGCATCGGTGCTTGTTTACCCTGCTTGGACATCTTGATTATATCCGAACTGTTCAATTTCACCATGAATATCCATGGATTGTTAGTGCAAGTGACGACCAGACTATTCGGATATGGAACTGGCAGTCTCGTACTTGTATTTCTGTCTTGACTGGCCACAATCATTATGTAATGTGCGCCTCATTTCATCCCAAAGAGGACCTGGTTGTCTCTGCTTCTTTGGATCAGACTGTTCGTGTCTGGGATATTGGTGCCCTAAGAAAGAAAACCGTTTCTCCCGCTGATGATATCTTGCGGTTGAGTCAGATGAATACTGATTTCTTTGGTGGAGTGGATGCTGTGGTGAAGTATGTCTTGGAGGGTCATGATAGAGGGGTTAACTGGGCATCGTTTCATCCTACACTCCCCCTTATAGTTTCTGGTGCAGATGATCGCCAAGTGAAAATTTGGCGTATGAATGGTATGCTCCTGAAATTCCTGATGTATTTGGATGGTCATCTTTACTTGCTTTGTCACACATAG